The Arachis duranensis cultivar V14167 chromosome 2, aradu.V14167.gnm2.J7QH, whole genome shotgun sequence genome has a window encoding:
- the LOC107475008 gene encoding rop guanine nucleotide exchange factor 7-like, with product MKGRPTMYYNGMLINNNAVFDSDPGFLEEGKATMEINNSEVVEGIVVTEVNEECDENGCKNETTFAAESSSGSEFVSSEKEHNGQSSAEEHSCSPPSMGSPVQEMDDSNCTQSPNGSSEDEEKKDFVLEVEMMKERFAKLLLGEDMSGCGNGVPTALAISNAITNLCATLFGQLWRLEPLTSEKKAMWRREIEWLLSVADHVVELKPTWQTFPDGTKLEVMTCRPRSDLYVNLPALRKLDNMLLEILDGFINAEFRYVEQGVLAPDTDDGSASFRKVVQRQEEKWWLPVPQVPPYGLHENSRKQLQHKRDCANQILKAAMAINSTTLAEMEVPHAYLESLPKTARGSLGDVIYRYITSENFSPECLLECLDVCSEHQAIEVANRVEASVYIWHKKTNSKLPNRATRYSSRSSWEMFKDLILEGDKRELLIERAETLMLSLKHRFPALPQTALDTCKIQCNKDVGKSILESYSRVLESLASNIVARIDDVLYVDDLTKHSSDQFSMLPKLGLITHNNHISSVPYVPTTSYNNKSGLGTPKAGVICPAKGGKSSMTNNNNSNINRVILTDFLSIDRKGKDYGCEIENLVPTLTEFDDEVPPCETEASDCTDDDVKHKALEQAWIE from the exons ATGAAGGGGAGGCCTACTATGTACTACAATGGCATGCTGATAAACAACAACGCCGTCTTCGATTCCGATCCGGGTTTTCTTGAAGAAGGGAAAGCTACAATGGAGATCAATAATAGTGAAGTTGTTGAAGGGATTGTAGTTACtgaagtgaatgaagaatgtgATGAGAATGGTTGCAAAAATGAGACTACTTTTGCTGCTGAATCCAGTTCTGGCTCTGAATTTGTGTCATCTGAGAAAGAACATAATGGTCAAAGTAGTGCTGAGGAGCATTCATGTTCACCACCTTCAATGGGGTCTCCGGTTCAAGAAATGGATGACTCAAATTGCACACAAAGTCCAAATGGAAGTAGtgaagatgaagagaaaaagGATTTTG TGTTGGAAGTTGAGATGATGAAGGAGAGGTTTGCAAAATTATTACTTGGAGAAGACATGTCAGGTTGTGGAAATGGTGTCCCTACAGCCTTGGCTATATCCAATGCCATAACTAATCTTTGTG CCACCCTGTTTGGACAACTCTGGAGATTGGAACCCCTGACTTCTGAGAAGAAAGCAATGTGGAGAAGAGAGATAGAGTGGCTACTTTCCGTCGCCGATCATGTCGTAGAATTGAAACCTACATGGCAAACTTTTCCAGATGGAACCAAGCTTGAG GTCATGACTTGCAGACCACGTTCAGATCTTTATGTCAATCTTCCTGCTCTGCGAAAATTAGATAACATGCTTCTT GAAATACTAGATGGTTTCATCAATGCTGAGTTCAGGTATGTAGAGCAAGGTGTTCTTGCACCGGACACGGATGACGGTTCGGCTTCTTTTCGAAAAGTGGTGCAGCGACAAGAGGAGAAATGGTGGCTTCCTGTTCCTCAAGTTCCACCCTATGGCTTACACGAGAATTCAAGAAAGCAGTTGCAGCACAAGCGCGATTGCGCAAACCAAATACTCAAAGCTGCCATGGCTATTAACAGCACCACTCTTGCTGAAATGGAGGTTCCTCATGCATATTTGGAGTCTCTTCCAAAG aCAGCAAGAGGCAGCTTGGGAGATGTAATTTATAGGTACATTACATCAGAGAATTTTTCTCCAGAGTGTTTGTTAGAGTGCCTTGATGTATGTTCTGAGCATCAAGCAATAGAGGTTGCCAACAGAGTTGAGGCTTCAGTTTATATCTGGCACAAGAAGACCAACTCGAAGCTTCCGAATCGCGCCACCAGATACAGTTCAAGATCTTCATGGGAGATGTTCAAGGATCTAATCCTTGAAGGTGACAAGAGAGAATTGCTTATAGAGAGAGCAGAAACTCTTATGCTCTCCTTGAAGCACCGTTTTCCTGCTCTCCCTCAAACTGCATTAGATACATGCAAAATCCAATGCAACAAG GATGTTGGGAAATCAATTCTAGAGAGCTACTCTAGAGTACTAGAGAGTTTGGCTTCAAATATTGTTGCAAGAATTGATGATGTGCTCTATGTGGATGACTTGACCAAACATTCTTCAGATCAGTTCTCAATGCTCCCAAAACTTGGTTTGATCACTCACAACAATCATATTTCTTCAGTTCCATATGTCCCAACAAcatcatataataataaatcagGTCTGGGAACACCAAAAGCAGGGGTTATTTGCCCTGCAAAGGGAGGAAAATCATCAAtgaccaataataataatagtaacatTAATAGAGTAATTTTGACAGATTTTCTTAGCATTGATAGAAAAGGGAAGGACTATGGATGTGAAATTGAGAACTTAGTTCCAACATTAACAGAATTTGATGATGAGGTTCCACCTTGTGAAACAGAGGCAAGTGATTGCACAGATGATGATGTCAAGCATAAAGCATTGGAACAGGCTTGGATAGAGTGA
- the LOC107475007 gene encoding pentatricopeptide repeat-containing protein At3g18970, giving the protein MGCNSLMLTFLPRHSCVPLLYSLPKFTNHVKELHAQLITNGIKSPSLLAKLIEHYCESPFKHVANNAHLVFRHFDKPDLFLFNTLIRCVQPEESITTFQNEFSRGAMVFNDYTYNFVLGACARSPLVSSLWLGRQLHALIVKHGIESDILVQTTKIHFYANHKDIKSARRMFDEMPERSVVTWNAMITGYCSMKEGNEDHAAAALSLFCNMLVDPSGVKPTDTTIVCVLSAASQMGIIDIGACIHGFVGKTGYSPEYDVFIGTGMVDMYAKCGCLNSALSIFWQMNVKNVLTWTAMTTGLAIHGKGRQALEIFYKMGAYGVKPNEATFASLFSACCHARLVEEGLQLFHDMKRVFGVTPQIQHYGCIVDLLGRAGQLTEAYDFALGMPISPDSVIWRSLLAACKIHGDIVMGEKVGKFLLQLKEETCPNVTSTSEDYVALSNVYASAERWNDVETIRKGMKARSVLNRTGSSSVQTVNMATL; this is encoded by the coding sequence ATGGGTTGCAATTCCCTCATGTTGACTTTCCTTCCAAGGCATAGCTGTGTTCCTTTGTTGTATTCTTTACCCAAATTCACCAACCATGTGAAGGAACTTCATGCCCAGTTAATCACCAATGGCATCAAATCTCCTTCCTTATTGGCCAAGTTAATTGAACATTATTGCGAATCGCCATTCAAACATGTTGCTAATAATGCACATTTAGTGTTCCGGCATTTTGACAAGCCAGACTTGTTTCTCTTCAATACTTTGATTAGATGTGTTCAACCCGAGGAGTCCATTACTACTTTCCAAAATGAGTTTTCAAGGGGAGCCATGGTTTTCAATGATTATACTTACAATTTTGTTCTTGGAGCCTGCGCTCGCTCTCCCTTGGTTTCATCATTATGGTTAGGTAGACAATTACATGCCCTTATAGTAAAACATGGGATTGAATCAGATATTTTGGTTCAGACTACAAAGATACATTTTTATGCTAACCACAAAGATATTAAATCTGCCAGAAGGATGTTCGAtgaaatgccagaaagaagtgTTGTCACTTGGAATGCTATGATAACAGGTTATTGTTCCATGAAAGAAGGAAATGAGGATCATGCTGCTGCTGCGTTGTCTTTATTTTGCAACATGTTGGTGGATCCTAGTGGTGTTAAGCCAACAGATACTACCATAGTTTGTGTTCTTTCAGCAGCTTCTCAAATGGGAATTATAGACATTGGGGCCTGCATACATGGCTTTGTAGGAAAAACAGGGTATAGTCCTGAATATGATGTGTTTATAGGAactggtatggtggatatgtaTGCGAAATGCGGATGTCTGAACAGTGCCTTATCCATCTTCTGGCAAATGAATGTGAAGAATGTATTGACTTGGACAGCGATGACTACTGGCCTAGCCATACATGGGAAAGGAAGACAAGCCTTGGAGATTTTCTATAAAATGGGAGCTTATGGTGTTAAGCCGAATGAAGCAACTTTTGCAAGTTTGTTTTCAGCTTGTTGTCATGCTAGGCTTGTAGAAGAAGGCCTTCAATTGTTCCACGATATGAAGAGAGTGTTCGGAGTGACACCTCAGATACAACACTATGGTTGCATTGTTGACCTTCTTGGCCGAGCCGGACAGTTAACAGAAGCTTATGATTTTGCCTTGGGGATGCCAATTAGTCCTGATTCTGTTATTTGGAGGAGTTTGCTTGCAGCTTGCAAGATTCATGGGGACATTGTGATGGGAGAGAAGGTGGGTAAGTTTCTTCTGCAGTTAAAAGAGGAGACTTGTCCAAATGTGACTTCGACAAGCGAGGATTATGTCGCTCTTTCAAACGTTTATGCTTCAGCCGAAAGGTGGAATGATGTTGAGACCATAAGGAAAGGCATGAAAGCCAGGAGTGTTTTGAACAGAACTGGTTCTAGCTCTGTTCAAACCGTTAACATGGCTACCTTGTAA